From Plutella xylostella chromosome 23, ilPluXylo3.1, whole genome shotgun sequence:
TAGACTGAAAATAGGTGGATGCAAATTTTCAGTGTgaattaaaaattacataatccTGCTACTGTACCGCCACCGACACAATCAGATTCAGGCAAGCTAAATTGATACGATAGTTGTAAGTTAGCTAGTATATTCCCACTGAAAAACGGtttctaaaataatattaatacagTTCCCAACTCACAAGTGCTCTCGCGACACGACACCGCCTCCAGCTCACAAAGCGTAGCAAACGTCCTGGCCGTGCCGAGCGCATCGAACGCGCACACCGGGCCGGCGGGGGGCGCCCCACAGCGGCCGGCACACAGCGGCGGTGGGACGCCCTCGCGCACGGCCCGCATCAGCTCGGCCGGGACCGCCGACTCCGGGCCTTGCTCCACGTCGTGAATCGTGTTCTGACGGCTCAGCAGTAGCGGGAGGGTGGCCCCGTCCGACTGGAGACACGCTGCCGCTGGAATGAAGAAAGGGATGTTTGAACAAAACGCACGCAAacaaaaccggccaagtgcgagtcgggctcgcgcacaaagggttccgtagcagcaaaattacagttaaatcaacctatctcaaaaactataagagatactttgatcaaaccaaaaatcgttgaaagagttaattagcatgcatcacctctattttttttagaattttataccccgtagttataaaaatagagggggggggacatactttttacgactttgagagctgatatctcaaaaaccgttcactttaagaaaaatgttttttagaaaactttatatcattttaaaagacctttccattgataccccacacgggtatgtacatcgaaaaaaaaaatttcatccctcagttacatgtatggggggccccacccccaattcttttttttactatttagtgtcatatttttgtagcggttcatacaacacatattcccatcaaatttcatcactgtagtacttatagtttccgagtaaatcggctgtgacagacggacagacggacagacggacatgacgaaactataagggttccgtttttgccattttggctacggaaccctaaaaacggtGTATCAGTCATGAAAATTTGGGGAAAACTATTTGCTCCTCTGTAGAAAATTTTTGGTCACGTTctgtattttttggaattttcaatatgttattgttgttatgtTTGTTAGAGGTTTTAAAGGGTAGGTATGCTTTCTGAATGTTGCTAGCAATCGTACCCacctttcatcatcatcataatcacgAATTTTTATAGAATGAGTGAGATTGTATTCAGAAGATAAATTCATggatactttaaaaaaaatatgctttcaGAATGTGCACGGGTAAATTACATACCTGTAGATATAAAGCTAATAAGATTCCTCCCTGTATGTTGTCTCCTGTCTTGGGGACATTTTACCGAAATTGAAGCATTGGCAAATAAACTCATTTACTGATTACATTGGGTATCTTGATGCGCTGGAGAGGTTGGTCATTTTATCGCTCATATGGTTATAAAAAACACTTGTTTTATAGTCAATACCTAAGAACTTACTTTGGACCATTCATCAGAGTCATATTGGTTAC
This genomic window contains:
- the LOC105398205 gene encoding uncharacterized protein LOC105398205: MQSGKVLLCLVLFAAAACLQSDGATLPLLLSRQNTIHDVEQGPESAVPAELMRAVREGVPPPLCAGRCGAPPAGPVCAFDALGTARTFATLCELEAVSCRESTYYAITSLGEC